A part of Chloroflexota bacterium genomic DNA contains:
- a CDS encoding tRNA (adenine-N1)-methyltransferase: MDYTTAAAPGAYVQLIGADDRRFFVRLMPGQSFHTHHGFIKHDQIVGTPYGGTVFTHNGHPYIVLQPSLFDLIMRVKRNTAIVYPKEIGYILLKINAVNGARIVEAGTGSGALSLALATSIAPEGRLYTYEERVEMQNLARKNLENAGVAGNVTMKLRNIVEGFDETGVDAVFLDVREPQDFLGQARAALKGGGFFGSIVPTTNQVSNLLTGLQAGGWMHIEVEEILMRSYKLVPERLRPEDRMIGHTGFLVFARKVDPSPPPPPRPPAPVEQAAPVEPVDDEMPGEEPVPFSEETDAGTDA, encoded by the coding sequence ATGGACTACACTACCGCAGCCGCGCCGGGCGCGTACGTACAGCTAATCGGCGCCGACGACCGGCGCTTTTTTGTGCGCCTGATGCCCGGCCAGTCGTTTCATACCCACCACGGCTTCATCAAGCACGACCAGATTGTCGGCACGCCCTATGGCGGCACCGTGTTCACCCACAACGGGCACCCGTACATCGTGCTGCAGCCGTCACTATTTGACCTGATCATGCGCGTCAAGCGCAACACGGCGATCGTATACCCCAAGGAGATTGGGTACATCTTGCTGAAGATCAACGCCGTGAACGGGGCGCGCATCGTGGAGGCCGGCACCGGCAGTGGCGCGCTGTCGCTGGCACTGGCCACCTCCATTGCGCCCGAGGGGCGCCTTTACACCTACGAAGAACGCGTCGAGATGCAGAACCTGGCGCGCAAGAACCTCGAAAACGCCGGCGTGGCCGGCAACGTGACGATGAAACTGCGCAATATCGTCGAGGGCTTCGACGAAACTGGCGTCGATGCCGTGTTCCTCGACGTGCGCGAGCCGCAGGACTTCCTGGGTCAGGCGCGCGCCGCGCTCAAGGGCGGCGGATTCTTCGGCTCCATTGTGCCGACCACGAACCAGGTCTCCAATTTGCTCACCGGCTTGCAGGCAGGCGGCTGGATGCACATCGAGGTCGAGGAAATCCTGATGCGCTCATACAAGCTTGTGCCCGAACGGCTGCGGCCCGAAGACCGCATGATCGGCCACACCGGCTTTCTGGTCTTTGCGCGCAAGGTGGACCCGTCGCCCCCGCCGCCGCCGCGCCCGCCCGCGCCGGTCGAGCAGGCCGCTCCGGTCGAGCCGGTTGACGACGAAATGCCTGGCGAGGAGCCTGTGCCGTTCAGCGAGGAGACAGATGCCGGAACCGACGCATGA
- a CDS encoding MFS transporter produces MRKLLTNPALWSLTLGHFACDLYSGAMPIVFFFLRTGLSLSLEQVGLVSALYSICSSVSQPIFGYIADRHGGRWLAAGGVFWMALFQGVIGYLGDFTTLLLVAPLAGFGAAAFHPPSASSANRASGDRKTAGVAIFMLGGNVGFAVGPLVAKAILDGFDVGSLISVSGWGLHGTAVMAIIGLVLSVVLAYVLGRYPVARPTMAQVNRKIALNPAFSRIAVFALLTAMTLRAWSQSSVSLYVPPFFTQPEYGLTVAEVSNLSFVIFACLAIGSLTGGFLSDRIGGRTVMVLSLLLTAPTMYAFFGVHTVNIYLSAALLGFATGASWPPMLVMGQELFPRNAGIASGLTLGFVFATGGLGNAVTGYVAERFGLTPSMLLLSVLPLVSAICTLFLPRQEAIVRGSQSMHAAVEPHATAVAEAGGR; encoded by the coding sequence ATGCGCAAACTGTTGACCAATCCGGCGCTGTGGAGCCTGACGCTTGGTCATTTCGCCTGCGATCTGTACTCGGGCGCAATGCCGATCGTGTTCTTCTTCCTGCGCACGGGCCTGTCGCTATCGCTTGAGCAGGTTGGCCTGGTGTCGGCGTTGTATTCGATCTGCTCATCGGTGTCGCAGCCGATCTTCGGCTATATCGCGGACCGCCACGGGGGCCGCTGGCTGGCCGCCGGCGGCGTGTTCTGGATGGCGCTGTTCCAAGGCGTAATCGGTTACCTGGGCGACTTTACGACCCTGTTGCTGGTCGCACCGCTGGCCGGATTTGGGGCGGCGGCGTTTCATCCACCGAGCGCGTCAAGCGCCAATCGTGCCAGCGGCGACCGCAAGACGGCGGGCGTGGCGATCTTTATGCTGGGTGGCAACGTCGGTTTTGCGGTGGGGCCGCTCGTCGCCAAGGCGATCCTCGACGGGTTCGATGTCGGGTCGCTGATTTCGGTGTCGGGTTGGGGGCTGCATGGCACGGCCGTGATGGCGATCATCGGCCTGGTGCTGTCCGTCGTGCTGGCCTATGTGCTGGGACGCTACCCGGTCGCGCGCCCGACCATGGCGCAGGTCAATCGCAAGATCGCGTTGAACCCGGCCTTCTCACGCATTGCGGTGTTCGCCCTGCTGACGGCCATGACGCTGCGGGCGTGGTCGCAATCGTCGGTGTCGTTGTATGTACCGCCGTTCTTCACCCAGCCCGAATACGGCCTGACCGTGGCTGAGGTGAGCAATCTGTCGTTTGTGATTTTTGCGTGCCTGGCGATCGGCTCGCTGACCGGCGGCTTTCTCAGCGACCGTATCGGCGGCCGAACCGTGATGGTGCTGTCGTTGCTGCTGACGGCCCCAACCATGTATGCGTTCTTTGGGGTGCACACCGTCAACATCTACCTGTCAGCGGCCCTGCTGGGCTTTGCGACGGGCGCGTCATGGCCGCCGATGCTGGTCATGGGCCAGGAACTGTTCCCGCGCAACGCCGGCATCGCCTCGGGATTGACGCTCGGCTTCGTGTTTGCGACGGGCGGGCTTGGCAACGCCGTGACCGGCTATGTGGCGGAACGGTTCGGGCTGACGCCGAGCATGTTGCTGCTGTCGGTGCTGCCGCTGGTCTCGGCCATCTGCACGTTGTTCCTGCCCCGGCAGGAGGCGATTGTGCGCGGATCGCAATCAATGCACGCGGCGGTCGAGCCGCACGCGACCGCCGTAGCGGAAGCCGGCGGGCGCTAG
- a CDS encoding DUF87 domain-containing protein, producing MSNTPDESKPIGVVTEGAFNQGLTVRLNPGTSTEGLRIGSFVVAEGERHRFFCLIADMSLRASDMRIAADPPRDASTFVRRALDGTSTYATVQIKPQLMLDMTRDLSEAGIEPVRTIPMHFAALREANEFDFHTVFGEPDNTHFEMGTPLTMDIPICLDLTKWVQRSNGIFGQSGTGKSFLARLLLCGIVKSQIASNLIFDMHDEYAYGKESEDGVRVKGLRELFGTAIHTYSLDEASTRKRGRSVDGVLKIGLNQIEPEDVLLLAEELNLRATAEATIGLLRDRFRDAWLSHLLDMSVEEAQEFCKQNNAHEGTLTALQRNLKRIARQEYISPLAEFSTIDMMLEHFKRKEHVVLQFGKFNSVLDYMLVSNIITRRVREQYVKLAEEHEQATEGGGEAHPLVITIEEAHKFLNPGVARQTIFGTIARELRKYRVTLMVIDQRPSGIDAEVMSQLGTRVTGKLTDEHDIDAVFTGASGRSTLRGALESLDTKQEVLLIGHAVPMPIQIRTRKYDSDFYKAMGDLTRAERQAQVRKDVDDLFGD from the coding sequence ATGTCGAACACGCCAGATGAAAGCAAGCCAATCGGTGTCGTCACCGAGGGTGCATTCAACCAGGGCCTGACCGTACGGCTGAACCCCGGCACCTCGACCGAGGGGCTGCGGATCGGCTCGTTTGTCGTGGCGGAAGGCGAGCGCCACCGCTTCTTCTGCCTGATCGCCGACATGAGCCTGCGCGCCTCGGACATGCGGATCGCCGCGGATCCCCCGCGCGACGCGAGCACGTTTGTGCGCCGCGCGCTGGATGGCACGTCGACCTATGCGACCGTGCAGATCAAGCCGCAGTTGATGCTCGACATGACCCGCGACCTGAGCGAAGCGGGCATCGAGCCGGTGCGCACGATCCCGATGCACTTCGCCGCGCTGCGCGAGGCGAATGAGTTCGACTTCCACACCGTGTTCGGCGAGCCGGACAACACGCACTTCGAGATGGGCACGCCGCTGACGATGGATATCCCGATCTGCCTCGACCTGACCAAGTGGGTGCAGCGCTCCAACGGCATTTTCGGCCAGTCGGGTACCGGCAAGTCGTTCCTGGCGCGCCTGCTGCTGTGCGGCATCGTCAAGTCGCAGATTGCGTCGAACCTGATCTTTGACATGCACGATGAGTACGCCTACGGCAAAGAGTCGGAGGACGGCGTGCGCGTCAAGGGGCTGCGCGAGCTATTCGGAACGGCCATCCACACGTACTCGCTTGACGAGGCCAGCACGCGCAAGCGCGGGCGCAGCGTGGATGGCGTCCTCAAGATCGGGCTGAACCAGATTGAGCCGGAGGATGTGCTGCTGCTGGCCGAGGAGCTTAACCTGCGCGCAACGGCGGAGGCGACCATCGGCCTGCTGCGCGACCGCTTCCGCGACGCATGGCTGTCACACCTGCTGGATATGTCGGTGGAGGAAGCCCAGGAGTTCTGCAAGCAGAACAACGCGCACGAGGGCACGCTCACCGCGCTCCAGCGCAATCTGAAGCGCATCGCGCGGCAGGAGTATATCTCGCCGCTGGCCGAGTTTTCCACGATAGACATGATGCTGGAGCATTTCAAGCGCAAAGAGCACGTCGTGCTGCAATTCGGCAAGTTCAACAGCGTGCTCGACTACATGCTGGTGTCCAACATCATCACACGGCGCGTGCGCGAGCAGTACGTCAAGCTGGCCGAGGAGCACGAGCAGGCAACCGAAGGCGGCGGCGAGGCGCACCCGCTGGTCATTACGATCGAGGAAGCGCACAAGTTCCTTAATCCCGGCGTAGCGCGCCAGACGATCTTTGGCACCATTGCCCGCGAGCTGCGCAAATACCGCGTGACGCTGATGGTCATTGATCAGCGCCCGAGCGGCATCGATGCGGAAGTGATGTCGCAGCTCGGCACGCGCGTGACGGGCAAGCTGACCGACGAGCACGACATCGACGCCGTGTTTACCGGTGCGAGCGGGCGCAGCACCCTGCGCGGCGCGCTGGAAAGCCTCGACACGAAGCAGGAAGTGCTGCTGATCGGGCACGCGGTGCCGATGCCGATTCAAATTCGCACGCGCAAATACGACAGCGACTTCTACAAAGCAATGGGCGATCTGACCCGCGCGGAGCGGCAGGCCCAGGTCCGGAAGGACGTCGACGACCTGTTTGGCGATTGA
- a CDS encoding DUF951 domain-containing protein: MMTDIRMDDVVQLRKTHPCGGTTWRVVRIGADIGMKCETCGRRVLLARRDFEKRVKKFISRGPETPAGQLEALLAPPAEPEA, from the coding sequence ATGATGACCGACATCCGCATGGATGATGTTGTGCAACTGCGGAAGACGCACCCGTGCGGCGGTACGACCTGGCGGGTCGTCCGCATTGGCGCGGACATCGGCATGAAATGTGAGACGTGCGGCCGGCGTGTGCTGCTGGCGCGCCGCGATTTCGAGAAGCGCGTCAAGAAGTTTATCAGCCGCGGGCCGGAAACACCCGCCGGCCAGCTTGAAGCCCTGCTGGCGCCCCCCGCCGAGCCGGAAGCCTGA
- a CDS encoding DUF2007 domain-containing protein: protein MPEPTHELVSVYVAQGHLEAEVVRGRLESEGVPAMLSYESLGLVYGLTLDGLGQVHVRVPGAFAARARAILATPPDPGDADTETEPPST, encoded by the coding sequence ATGCCGGAACCGACGCATGAGTTGGTGAGCGTGTACGTCGCGCAGGGCCACCTCGAAGCCGAAGTGGTGCGCGGGCGGCTTGAATCTGAGGGGGTACCGGCGATGCTTTCGTACGAGTCGCTAGGACTCGTTTACGGGCTAACGCTGGACGGTCTCGGACAGGTGCACGTCCGCGTGCCCGGTGCATTTGCAGCGCGCGCGCGGGCCATCCTGGCCACCCCGCCCGACCCCGGCGACGCCGACACCGAAACAGAACCCCCTTCGACCTGA
- a CDS encoding NAD-dependent epimerase/dehydratase family protein, whose translation MNFLVTGGTGFIGSALANFLVAQGHQVRAIDDLSAGGERQVLDPRVLFTRGDVRDIPKLWTLLNGVDCVVHLAARVSVPESVLYPVEYNEVNVGGTVSLMAAVRDAGVKRVVLASSGAIYGEQPQQPVSEAMSVNPQTPYAVSKLAAEQYVLAIGALWKIETVILRIFNAYGPGQPLPPAHAPVIPRFLRQVQGGGSLIVYGGGVQSRDFVYIDDVVHALRAAAERPQLNRVVVNVGSGQETSVAQLVSTIESVLGRDAHRIERPGESGGVSRLVADISRARDVLGWSPQTDLRAGLRLMTSQDPRFSVKLPA comes from the coding sequence ATGAACTTTCTGGTCACAGGCGGCACCGGCTTTATCGGCTCGGCGCTCGCTAATTTCCTCGTCGCGCAGGGCCACCAGGTGCGCGCGATCGACGATCTGAGCGCGGGCGGCGAGCGGCAGGTGCTCGATCCGCGTGTGCTGTTTACGCGCGGCGACGTGCGTGACATCCCGAAGCTGTGGACGCTGCTCAACGGCGTGGATTGCGTGGTGCATCTGGCGGCGCGCGTTTCGGTGCCGGAGTCGGTGCTGTATCCGGTGGAGTACAACGAGGTGAACGTCGGCGGCACGGTGAGCCTGATGGCCGCCGTGCGCGACGCCGGCGTCAAGCGCGTCGTGCTGGCGTCCTCAGGCGCGATCTACGGCGAGCAGCCGCAGCAGCCGGTCTCCGAGGCGATGTCGGTCAACCCGCAAACGCCGTATGCGGTCAGCAAGCTCGCCGCCGAACAGTACGTGCTCGCGATTGGCGCACTGTGGAAGATCGAAACGGTCATTCTGCGCATTTTCAACGCCTATGGGCCCGGGCAGCCGCTGCCGCCGGCGCATGCGCCAGTGATTCCGCGCTTCCTCCGGCAGGTGCAGGGCGGCGGTTCGCTGATCGTTTACGGCGGCGGCGTGCAGTCGCGCGACTTTGTGTACATCGACGACGTAGTGCACGCACTGCGCGCGGCGGCCGAACGACCGCAACTGAACCGGGTGGTCGTCAACGTGGGGAGCGGGCAGGAAACATCGGTGGCGCAACTCGTCTCGACCATTGAGTCGGTGCTGGGCCGTGATGCGCACCGCATCGAGCGGCCGGGTGAGAGCGGCGGGGTGTCTCGGTTAGTGGCCGATATTTCGCGCGCGCGTGACGTGCTGGGGTGGTCACCGCAGACCGATCTGCGGGCCGGCCTGCGACTGATGACTTCGCAGGACCCGCGGTTCAGTGTGAAACTGCCGGCGTAG
- a CDS encoding MBL fold metallo-hydrolase: MERISAHCYVFRDSRKTNLGMIVTPRGPVLVDSPLLPDDARALRDAVQHMSTQRPIYIINTDHHLGHALGNWAFPEAQVIAHRHAAHVMLEKYDATFRTRLIESFRSTQPAVALELESLPMPRPTIGAVDEMSLHLDDFTVRIIHVGGHTSGTQLVHVPEEGVLFAGDVVIEGAYPNLGDANSQQWLAALERIATLKPAVIVPGHGNLATTETLAQLDTYIRALVDTVGAYYAAGMSRKDVVSKVKSLDGFPIDVDDRARSEQRLKASLQRVYDEFKERDKQLEKA; the protein is encoded by the coding sequence ATGGAAAGAATCTCCGCTCACTGCTATGTGTTCCGGGACAGTCGCAAGACGAACCTCGGTATGATCGTGACCCCGCGCGGACCGGTGCTGGTCGATAGCCCGCTGCTACCGGACGATGCGCGCGCCTTGCGCGACGCCGTCCAGCACATGAGCACACAGCGGCCCATCTACATCATCAACACGGATCACCACCTGGGTCATGCGCTCGGCAACTGGGCATTTCCGGAGGCGCAGGTCATCGCGCACCGGCACGCGGCGCATGTGATGCTGGAAAAGTATGACGCGACGTTCCGTACACGCCTGATCGAGTCGTTCCGCAGCACGCAGCCGGCGGTGGCTCTGGAATTGGAGAGCCTGCCGATGCCGCGCCCGACCATCGGGGCCGTGGACGAGATGTCGCTGCACCTCGACGACTTCACCGTTCGCATTATCCATGTTGGCGGCCACACGTCCGGAACGCAGCTGGTGCATGTGCCGGAGGAGGGCGTGCTGTTTGCCGGCGACGTGGTCATCGAGGGCGCGTACCCCAATCTCGGCGATGCCAACAGCCAGCAGTGGCTGGCTGCGCTCGAGCGCATCGCGACGCTCAAGCCGGCGGTGATTGTGCCGGGACACGGCAACCTGGCGACGACGGAGACGCTGGCGCAACTCGATACGTATATCCGCGCACTCGTCGACACGGTGGGCGCGTACTACGCAGCCGGCATGAGTCGCAAAGATGTCGTCTCGAAGGTCAAGTCACTTGACGGTTTCCCGATTGATGTGGATGATCGGGCGCGATCCGAACAGCGCCTAAAGGCGAGCCTGCAGCGGGTGTACGACGAGTTCAAGGAGCGCGACAAACAACTCGAAAAGGCGTGA
- a CDS encoding glycosyltransferase, which translates to MTTNLPHIVILTADTGGGHRSVSEALNEALQDAGQTHVTVVDLFRYFSWPITQVPKLYLPTVNNAPGFWTFGYNLLCGRRLGRLASHHLIPTFTGRGIKRLFAEHRPDLVICTHPVFQYAALRVLRRDFPGVPYATMVTDFASAHPLWFTPEADICLLPSEELRAGALAAGTAPDKIHVTGLPVHRAFSMNRYVTRREVRATLGVSDMPTLLLVGGGEGMGALDAMAYAVDEAVPGLQKLIVAGRNKALEERLRAYAWRGTTHISGFVRNMPQLMRASDLIVTKAGPSTLSEALVCGLPILISGFVPGQEEGNVNYVMAHAAGYFMKNPAQELGGLLQRLLADAGTELAALSQRAYALGRPEAAREAARLILTLLR; encoded by the coding sequence GTGACGACCAACCTTCCACATATCGTCATCCTGACGGCCGACACGGGCGGCGGGCACCGTAGCGTATCCGAAGCGCTCAATGAGGCTCTGCAAGACGCCGGGCAAACGCATGTCACCGTCGTGGATCTGTTCCGCTACTTCTCGTGGCCGATCACCCAGGTACCCAAGCTGTATTTGCCAACGGTCAACAACGCGCCGGGCTTCTGGACCTTTGGGTACAACCTGCTGTGTGGGCGGCGTCTTGGCCGGCTGGCCAGCCATCACCTCATTCCGACGTTCACCGGTCGCGGCATTAAGCGCCTGTTCGCGGAGCACCGGCCCGACCTGGTAATCTGCACGCATCCCGTATTCCAGTACGCAGCGCTACGGGTGTTGCGGCGCGACTTTCCGGGCGTGCCGTATGCCACGATGGTCACCGATTTTGCCAGCGCGCATCCGCTTTGGTTCACACCCGAAGCCGACATATGCTTGTTGCCGTCGGAGGAACTGCGCGCGGGGGCGCTGGCGGCCGGGACCGCGCCGGACAAGATCCACGTCACGGGGTTGCCGGTGCACCGGGCGTTCTCGATGAATCGTTATGTGACGCGCCGCGAGGTGCGCGCCACGCTCGGCGTCAGCGACATGCCAACGTTGCTGCTGGTCGGCGGCGGCGAGGGCATGGGCGCGCTCGATGCCATGGCCTATGCCGTGGATGAAGCGGTGCCCGGCCTGCAGAAGCTGATCGTCGCCGGGCGCAACAAGGCGCTGGAGGAGCGGCTGCGAGCCTACGCCTGGCGTGGCACGACGCACATCTCTGGCTTTGTGCGCAACATGCCGCAACTGATGCGCGCCTCCGATCTGATCGTGACCAAGGCCGGACCGTCAACGCTGAGCGAGGCGCTCGTCTGCGGACTGCCGATCCTGATTAGCGGTTTCGTGCCCGGGCAGGAGGAAGGCAACGTCAATTACGTCATGGCGCATGCTGCCGGCTACTTCATGAAGAATCCCGCGCAGGAGCTCGGCGGCCTGTTGCAACGGCTGCTGGCTGATGCGGGAACCGAGTTGGCGGCACTGAGCCAACGGGCGTACGCGTTGGGCCGGCCCGAGGCGGCGCGCGAGGCGGCGCGGCTGATCCTGACGCTCTTGCGCTAG
- a CDS encoding MFS transporter gives MSSPARGFGPVLRNHNFLRLWLAQVFSQIAQNGSNLVQIVLIETLTRSSGQIAMMVLAFTLPAAILSILAGVVVDRVSNRLILIASNALRVVLTLGYLFAFHVLSDWPALTVIYAVTFAISAIGQFFAPAELAAIPATVERESLISANALFNLTMTGAQLVGLVVLFPLVLKFGNSFGPTRGIDLAFSLAAVMYLLAAVLVLFLPKDTRPYHPDRVATPGQTVRDIREGWRFVRRNVAIYIPILHLTMVSMLVMVLVTIGPGFASRVLGLAPEDAIYIFAPAGAGMLLSTYLIGRFGHDMKRDRVSIIGEIGLSAALAGMALVGWSSESAHVAELLQGLSYLPIVMGLALVLGISIAMIAIPAQTSLQDRSPSALRGRVFALLYTVTSLVVILPLIFLSALADQIGIPSVTVLVALCGLGVAVFCAVRGRDSSINHPGES, from the coding sequence ATGTCGTCGCCCGCGCGCGGTTTCGGCCCCGTCCTGCGTAATCACAACTTCCTGCGGCTCTGGCTGGCGCAGGTCTTCTCGCAGATCGCGCAGAACGGCTCCAATTTGGTGCAGATCGTCCTGATCGAGACGCTGACGCGCTCGAGCGGCCAGATTGCCATGATGGTGCTGGCCTTCACGCTCCCGGCCGCGATATTGAGCATCCTCGCCGGGGTCGTGGTCGATCGCGTCTCCAACCGCCTGATCCTGATCGCCAGCAACGCGCTGCGTGTCGTGCTCACGCTGGGCTACCTGTTTGCCTTCCACGTGTTGAGTGACTGGCCCGCGCTTACGGTCATCTATGCGGTGACGTTTGCGATCTCGGCCATCGGCCAGTTCTTTGCGCCGGCCGAGTTAGCCGCCATCCCGGCGACAGTTGAGCGCGAGTCGCTGATCAGCGCCAACGCGCTGTTCAACCTGACGATGACCGGCGCGCAGTTGGTTGGTCTCGTGGTGCTCTTTCCGTTGGTGCTCAAGTTCGGCAATAGTTTTGGCCCGACGCGCGGCATCGACCTGGCGTTTTCGCTGGCGGCGGTCATGTACTTGCTGGCGGCGGTACTGGTATTGTTCCTGCCCAAGGATACGCGCCCGTATCACCCGGATCGCGTGGCGACGCCGGGCCAGACCGTGCGCGATATTCGCGAGGGCTGGCGGTTCGTGCGCCGCAACGTCGCGATCTACATTCCCATCTTGCACTTGACGATGGTATCAATGCTGGTCATGGTGCTGGTCACGATCGGCCCCGGCTTCGCGAGCCGCGTGCTCGGACTGGCGCCCGAAGACGCCATCTATATCTTTGCGCCGGCCGGCGCCGGTATGCTGCTGAGCACCTACCTGATCGGCCGCTTCGGGCACGATATGAAGCGCGATCGGGTCTCGATTATTGGGGAAATCGGCCTGAGCGCGGCACTGGCCGGCATGGCACTGGTTGGCTGGTCGTCGGAATCGGCGCACGTGGCCGAACTGCTGCAAGGTCTGAGCTATCTTCCGATCGTGATGGGGCTGGCGCTGGTGCTGGGCATCAGCATCGCGATGATCGCCATTCCGGCGCAGACGAGCTTGCAGGACCGTTCGCCGAGCGCGCTGCGCGGCCGCGTTTTCGCGCTGCTGTATACTGTGACGAGCCTGGTCGTCATTCTGCCGCTGATCTTTCTGAGCGCGCTGGCCGACCAGATCGGCATTCCAAGCGTAACCGTGCTTGTGGCGCTGTGCGGCCTGGGCGTGGCCGTGTTCTGCGCCGTGCGCGGGCGCGACAGCTCGATAAACCACCCAGGCGAGTCGTGA
- a CDS encoding adenosine-specific kinase, whose amino-acid sequence MQLTTISIDKPEAINFILGQSHFIKTVEDLHEALVNAVPGIRFGLAFCEASGACLIRWSGTDDAMIDLAKRNAQALAAGHSFIIFLAEGYFPLNVLNAVKLVPEVCRVFCATANPVEVLIAETAQGRGIAGVIDGFASKGVEDEAGIAWRKGLLRRFGYKQ is encoded by the coding sequence ATGCAACTGACAACTATTTCGATCGACAAGCCCGAAGCGATCAACTTCATTCTCGGCCAGTCGCATTTCATCAAGACCGTGGAGGATCTGCACGAGGCGCTCGTCAACGCCGTACCGGGCATCAGGTTCGGGCTGGCGTTCTGCGAGGCGTCCGGGGCGTGCCTGATCCGCTGGAGCGGCACCGACGATGCGATGATCGACCTGGCGAAGCGCAACGCGCAGGCGCTGGCGGCGGGTCACTCGTTCATCATCTTCCTCGCCGAGGGCTATTTCCCGCTGAACGTGCTCAACGCCGTCAAGTTGGTGCCGGAAGTCTGTCGCGTCTTCTGCGCGACCGCCAACCCGGTCGAGGTGCTGATCGCCGAGACGGCGCAGGGGCGCGGCATCGCCGGCGTCATCGACGGTTTTGCCTCGAAGGGCGTTGAGGATGAGGCCGGCATCGCGTGGCGCAAGGGGTTGCTGCGCAGGTTCGGCTACAAGCAGTGA